From a single Balneolales bacterium ANBcel1 genomic region:
- a CDS encoding DUF4402 domain-containing protein: protein MKYTSIITLVFFLVISASTVAAQSTEVSDDIVVRAGINAALTLTGERALDFGSDITDGDSDAVLTPDNSGGIDSEINTGTGAETGQFDLSGVDEATVVLTFGDVTLEGNATNQTINFVPMIVQNGGGAILTTETADLDAGGDATFWVGGTLEMEDEDIDPDFFSGEFTLTIDYEL, encoded by the coding sequence ATGAAATATACAAGCATAATAACTTTGGTGTTTTTCCTCGTAATTTCAGCAAGTACGGTAGCTGCTCAGTCAACAGAAGTCTCTGATGATATTGTGGTAAGAGCAGGTATTAATGCTGCGCTGACACTTACTGGGGAGAGAGCTTTGGATTTTGGTAGTGACATTACTGATGGTGATTCAGATGCAGTTCTTACACCTGACAATTCAGGTGGTATTGATTCTGAAATTAATACTGGAACAGGTGCTGAAACAGGTCAGTTTGACCTTTCCGGGGTTGATGAGGCAACAGTTGTATTGACATTTGGAGATGTTACGCTTGAAGGAAATGCAACTAATCAGACAATTAATTTTGTGCCGATGATTGTACAAAACGGTGGTGGTGCAATTTTGACCACTGAGACAGCTGACTTAGATGCAGGCGGTGATGCTACATTCTGGGTTGGTGGAACATTGGAGATGGAAGATGAGGATATTGATCCGGATTTCTTCAGCGGTGAATTTACCCTGACTATCGATTACGAATTATAG
- a CDS encoding T9SS type A sorting domain-containing protein → MWVVLIAVLIGIHLPGETLAQTPGQIFKPATGSGNAILDPNGDGFVSADATGFSPANIDYGAASEINYHPLPVLFQEEAGDAATGGAHTDLVGVQAGSYEDPGAFMFSDGTNLLFRLRLVDYSNASKGYSFLFDTQLNGTPDYEVILRTGGGQQGIQIYDSNGNTLLSTRLPLDSHFQKAFAGNFGSGQYAFYDYYVPWSIMPFNSSQNFRVAATTITSASGAYLTGSRIGDIGGVSDGDFGSEDLAVQTVLGSMPLSSGDNLDENGGFDDIVTSVPSITTPLLDGDTEISGTSIEADGTSIIVEVTNGGTATYNTTVADNTWTVSLSPGLTESEQVRARADATGKSQSAFSDPVTVLGQAPVCTVPPINLDNQGNNFVGVVPGLPDDTQEADLVIRLYQTDENGQPVLFASTLADENPDGVTNYAVFTQDGATGDVDFTLDNQPFGGNPYNNEDFLVTAQWGDQCESDFVFRSDGGTQTDPPVITSPSVSSNDTSVDVDAPTESATVFLYLNSDDNQIGENNDNSIARTVTIDAGVSLTDGDIIYARAFDSAEDEMVSLKSNEVIVGEANLEKTDPPVITGTYLTSQTNTDITGFDNDGGAFITVFINGDQIGTTTSDAFGNWTFEGVDLSVYSTGDQITATAQAGGKLVSDPSDPAIIQSQQTAPPPVIENGAAEQLVNDFNDAIDITANPGDINRFFIDGNLVLETSSASASFSQPAIDGGGLTIGDLVEPGVIITATAQNTGEAESDISNEVLVIPTEVYFLFIDAISEDPVAPDGQTTVTFLVLDESFDPAEDVTVALTLVEGGGSITPATQAVTGQDGTVDVTYNADDTHGSVIRIRGAALDSNGDEVVSLTTAIDVVGATRLAFADQPTETTVNQTITPPVTVEIRDNADQLVPSATHPVTVALTNPAGATLFGTLTVNAVNGVATFDDLSVDEPGTYTLTATASGLDSDQSETFEITQVEAEEVAVNTQPAESVAGQTVQGPPAVIVTDASGNPVEGISVTVSEQGGYSFDAGTLTVNTNANGIGVFDDLVINQTGSYTLVFDAAGVTTDAVSASFEVIPADPDNIVFTTPERAISPGQTSARITVALRDAFGNQALSSGQTDITLSSAPAGVTFRDFADTQDITQVTVGDGESAANFRATASLSDTYLLEAANPSLTNATQAFTVDETGQCEQIGDRAIEFEDNGTVYCVQVFESGTNRTATLPLGVESVDVLVVAGGGGGGGTGGGGGGAGGVVFEQDVPAAGQITVTVGAGGAAGTGTNGGGSGGNSGFENGSVLTATGGGGGGSQSAGLSGGSGGGGSDNGNVGGAGEPGQGTDGGAGSEQGNVPTGGGGGGAGSAGSAANNRDGGSGGTGLDYSAFFGSTVGVNGFFAGGGGGGSRSNGAQAAGGQGGGGTGGGGQGGASPVGVTGTVNTGGGGGGGSGAGGAGGAGGTGVVVLRYIAPDAFVWEGSVDDDWFNVSNWSTGTLPGTTSIITIPDGTANDPVISGSPALEVEIDDGGILSIKNNALLTVAAGPLFAIRDGAEISLEGNARILLESDVRYLNLSDQNPLLEMRRRFDGQKGWRSVTSPLATDFSDMFSGNLVTQGFSGSDFDNLQPNLMWWDESEAGTTQQGWRAPGSINEQVTAGRGYFHYLFDGAGRLNRDGSSSGSVYPDQLPVHMTVSGQEHPFNADGGNRFDFTGLSATEREFQVDNGVFVDSVGVDEGWNLVGNPTASALSWDADPGWVRSGIDNTIYIWDPAANGGSGYYRVWNGVAGDPEIAGGLIAPFQAFWVKASGASPQLGFTNEAKTGSDRTFYGKAGQNLVTASEHRPTGDDAPQLLALKVVVAGMNARSWIMLSEEGRTGHDRYDAYLLEPLNDTWITAATSMKPGEAGKAINSLPNNLTGTLNLPFYAGAAENGQAYSGIFEISWERSANWNEDYTLILMDHEERHAVNMMEEQRYVVRHATTGSLMSDQVAGKRKDSDDHKETAEGPADTAGPDRNTSPGVVFGLPSRIARTPGHDGAEQPATKAGQGAAEDEKAGHDTRTAKAVAGQSQPRFSIVISTRGEMAYLPDEPALLQNYPNPFNPSTSIPFTLPRSGQVRLEVFDLLGRRLATLIDGELSAGSHTVSWSAEHHASGVYIYRLVTEDGISTRKMTLVK, encoded by the coding sequence ATGTGGGTGGTATTGATTGCGGTTCTGATTGGCATCCATCTTCCCGGAGAAACCCTGGCACAGACTCCCGGACAGATTTTCAAGCCGGCAACAGGAAGCGGAAATGCCATTCTGGATCCCAATGGTGATGGTTTCGTATCCGCCGATGCCACCGGCTTCAGCCCTGCCAATATCGATTACGGTGCGGCCAGTGAAATCAACTACCATCCACTGCCGGTACTTTTCCAGGAGGAAGCCGGGGATGCTGCTACCGGGGGCGCGCACACCGACCTGGTCGGTGTCCAGGCTGGTAGCTACGAAGACCCCGGGGCGTTCATGTTCAGCGATGGCACCAACTTGCTGTTCCGCCTCAGGCTGGTGGATTACTCCAACGCTTCCAAGGGATACAGTTTTCTGTTTGACACACAGCTCAACGGAACTCCCGATTACGAGGTCATACTGCGAACCGGCGGCGGGCAGCAGGGAATTCAGATCTACGACAGCAACGGAAATACCCTGCTCTCCACCAGGCTGCCCCTTGACAGCCACTTCCAGAAAGCCTTTGCCGGCAACTTCGGCTCCGGCCAATATGCGTTTTACGACTATTATGTGCCATGGAGTATTATGCCCTTCAATTCCAGCCAGAATTTCCGAGTGGCCGCTACCACCATTACCAGCGCCAGCGGTGCGTATCTGACCGGAAGCCGCATCGGCGATATTGGCGGTGTTTCCGATGGTGATTTCGGCAGTGAGGACCTCGCGGTGCAAACAGTGCTGGGTTCCATGCCCCTGAGCAGCGGCGACAACCTCGATGAAAACGGGGGGTTTGATGATATCGTCACATCGGTTCCTTCCATAACTACGCCTCTTCTGGACGGCGACACCGAAATATCCGGAACCAGCATTGAAGCCGATGGCACAAGCATAATCGTAGAGGTCACCAATGGTGGAACCGCCACCTATAATACCACCGTGGCCGATAACACATGGACCGTTTCGCTCTCGCCAGGGTTGACGGAGAGTGAGCAGGTACGAGCCCGGGCGGACGCAACGGGAAAGAGCCAGTCCGCTTTCAGTGATCCCGTTACCGTGCTCGGCCAGGCACCGGTGTGTACCGTGCCGCCGATCAATCTCGATAACCAGGGAAATAATTTTGTCGGTGTTGTTCCTGGTTTGCCTGACGATACCCAGGAAGCAGATCTAGTGATACGCCTGTACCAGACGGATGAAAATGGCCAGCCGGTACTGTTCGCGTCCACCCTGGCGGATGAAAATCCCGATGGCGTCACCAATTATGCCGTGTTTACTCAGGATGGTGCGACCGGAGATGTTGACTTTACACTGGATAACCAACCTTTCGGAGGAAATCCCTATAACAACGAGGATTTCCTGGTAACCGCACAATGGGGAGATCAGTGTGAGTCGGATTTTGTTTTCAGGTCGGATGGAGGCACGCAGACCGATCCGCCCGTCATCACCTCACCGTCAGTTTCATCCAATGATACCAGCGTGGATGTGGATGCTCCCACAGAGAGCGCAACGGTTTTTCTCTACCTCAATTCGGATGATAACCAAATAGGCGAAAACAACGACAACAGCATCGCACGCACCGTCACGATTGACGCGGGAGTGTCCCTGACAGATGGCGACATCATCTACGCCAGAGCGTTTGATTCCGCAGAAGATGAGATGGTTTCCCTGAAATCCAACGAGGTGATCGTCGGGGAGGCCAATCTGGAGAAAACCGATCCGCCGGTTATTACCGGCACCTATCTGACCAGCCAGACCAACACCGATATCACCGGTTTTGACAACGATGGGGGAGCTTTTATCACAGTCTTTATCAATGGAGACCAGATCGGTACTACCACATCCGACGCGTTCGGAAACTGGACCTTTGAGGGCGTGGACCTGTCCGTGTACAGTACCGGTGACCAGATTACCGCAACGGCCCAGGCCGGAGGCAAACTGGTAAGCGACCCTTCGGATCCCGCCATCATCCAGAGCCAGCAAACCGCCCCGCCTCCAGTGATCGAAAACGGAGCCGCCGAGCAGCTTGTCAACGATTTTAACGATGCCATCGACATCACCGCAAATCCGGGCGATATCAACCGGTTCTTTATTGATGGCAACCTGGTGCTGGAAACATCCTCCGCCTCAGCCTCCTTTTCACAGCCGGCCATTGACGGAGGCGGACTTACCATCGGGGATCTGGTGGAGCCGGGCGTCATCATCACCGCAACCGCGCAAAATACCGGCGAAGCCGAAAGCGATATTTCCAACGAGGTGCTGGTAATCCCGACGGAGGTGTACTTCCTGTTTATTGACGCGATCTCCGAAGACCCGGTGGCACCGGACGGCCAGACTACCGTCACCTTTCTTGTTCTTGACGAAAGTTTTGATCCGGCGGAAGATGTGACCGTCGCGCTTACTCTTGTCGAAGGCGGCGGATCCATCACCCCGGCAACGCAGGCCGTCACCGGACAGGATGGCACGGTGGATGTCACCTATAACGCCGACGATACGCACGGCAGCGTGATCCGCATCCGCGGCGCCGCGCTTGACTCCAATGGCGATGAAGTGGTGTCGCTTACAACGGCGATTGACGTCGTGGGCGCCACCCGGCTGGCTTTCGCCGACCAGCCCACAGAGACGACCGTCAACCAAACCATCACCCCGCCGGTGACAGTTGAAATTCGCGATAACGCCGATCAGCTGGTGCCGAGCGCAACCCACCCGGTCACGGTCGCGCTCACAAATCCCGCTGGAGCCACTCTTTTCGGTACGCTTACCGTGAACGCGGTGAACGGAGTGGCTACGTTTGATGACCTTAGCGTGGATGAGCCCGGTACCTATACGCTGACCGCCACCGCCTCCGGACTGGATTCCGATCAAAGTGAGACTTTTGAAATCACACAAGTGGAGGCCGAGGAAGTGGCTGTGAATACGCAACCTGCCGAATCGGTCGCCGGTCAGACTGTTCAGGGTCCGCCGGCAGTGATCGTGACCGACGCGTCGGGCAATCCGGTTGAAGGGATTTCGGTCACCGTAAGTGAACAGGGCGGATACTCTTTTGATGCCGGAACACTGACTGTGAACACCAACGCCAACGGCATTGGTGTTTTCGATGATCTGGTGATCAATCAGACCGGCAGCTACACCCTTGTGTTTGACGCTGCGGGGGTCACGACTGATGCGGTGAGCGCCTCCTTTGAGGTCATCCCCGCCGATCCGGACAACATCGTTTTTACTACTCCCGAACGGGCTATTTCCCCCGGGCAGACCTCCGCCCGTATTACCGTAGCGCTTCGGGATGCGTTCGGCAACCAGGCGCTGAGCAGCGGCCAAACGGATATTACGCTGAGTTCCGCACCCGCGGGAGTCACCTTCCGCGATTTCGCAGACACTCAGGATATTACGCAGGTAACCGTTGGCGACGGGGAGTCCGCAGCCAATTTCCGGGCTACAGCGTCCCTGAGCGATACCTATTTGCTGGAAGCGGCCAACCCGTCCCTAACCAACGCCACTCAGGCTTTTACTGTGGATGAAACCGGCCAGTGTGAGCAGATCGGCGACCGCGCCATCGAGTTTGAGGATAACGGCACGGTGTACTGTGTCCAGGTTTTTGAAAGCGGCACAAACCGCACGGCAACCCTGCCGCTGGGTGTGGAGAGCGTGGATGTACTGGTGGTCGCCGGTGGCGGCGGCGGCGGGGGAACCGGCGGCGGCGGCGGTGGCGCCGGTGGAGTGGTTTTTGAGCAGGACGTGCCCGCCGCAGGGCAAATCACGGTCACAGTAGGTGCCGGTGGTGCCGCAGGCACCGGTACAAACGGCGGGGGCTCCGGCGGCAACTCCGGGTTTGAGAACGGATCGGTACTGACCGCGACCGGTGGCGGTGGAGGCGGGTCGCAGTCGGCCGGCTTGTCAGGCGGTTCGGGTGGCGGCGGTAGTGACAACGGCAACGTCGGCGGTGCCGGTGAACCGGGCCAGGGAACCGATGGCGGCGCGGGCTCAGAACAGGGGAACGTACCGACCGGCGGCGGTGGCGGGGGTGCGGGCAGTGCAGGCAGCGCTGCAAACAACCGGGACGGGGGTTCCGGTGGGACGGGCCTGGATTATTCGGCCTTTTTCGGAAGCACCGTGGGTGTTAACGGCTTCTTTGCCGGCGGCGGCGGTGGAGGGTCAAGAAGTAACGGAGCTCAGGCTGCCGGTGGACAGGGAGGCGGTGGTACCGGCGGTGGTGGTCAGGGTGGAGCGAGCCCGGTTGGTGTCACCGGAACCGTCAATACGGGCGGCGGTGGCGGCGGAGGCAGCGGAGCCGGCGGTGCAGGAGGTGCCGGCGGTACCGGTGTGGTGGTGCTGCGGTACATCGCTCCCGATGCGTTTGTCTGGGAAGGCAGTGTGGATGATGACTGGTTCAATGTGTCGAACTGGAGCACCGGAACCCTTCCCGGCACCACATCCATCATCACCATTCCCGATGGAACGGCCAACGATCCGGTGATTTCCGGTTCTCCCGCCCTGGAAGTGGAAATCGACGACGGTGGCATCCTCTCAATCAAAAACAACGCGCTTCTTACCGTTGCAGCCGGTCCGCTGTTCGCCATCCGGGATGGCGCCGAAATCTCACTTGAAGGCAACGCCAGAATTCTTCTGGAATCGGATGTCCGGTATCTTAATTTGAGTGACCAGAACCCGCTGCTGGAAATGCGCCGCCGGTTCGATGGGCAAAAAGGCTGGCGCTCCGTCACCTCTCCGCTCGCCACCGACTTCTCCGACATGTTCTCCGGCAACCTGGTCACCCAGGGCTTCAGCGGATCCGATTTCGACAACCTGCAGCCCAACCTGATGTGGTGGGACGAATCCGAAGCCGGAACCACCCAGCAGGGCTGGCGTGCCCCGGGCAGCATCAATGAGCAGGTTACGGCCGGACGCGGCTACTTTCACTATCTGTTCGATGGGGCGGGGCGGCTGAACCGGGATGGCAGCTCCTCGGGGTCGGTGTATCCCGACCAGCTGCCGGTGCACATGACTGTCTCCGGCCAGGAACATCCTTTCAACGCCGATGGCGGCAACCGCTTTGATTTCACCGGCCTGAGTGCTACCGAGAGGGAGTTTCAGGTGGACAACGGCGTTTTTGTCGATTCGGTGGGAGTCGATGAGGGCTGGAACCTGGTGGGCAACCCGACCGCTTCGGCCCTTTCATGGGACGCTGACCCCGGATGGGTGCGCAGCGGCATCGACAACACCATTTACATCTGGGACCCTGCGGCAAACGGCGGATCGGGCTATTACCGTGTCTGGAATGGAGTGGCAGGCGATCCGGAAATTGCAGGCGGACTCATAGCACCGTTTCAGGCTTTCTGGGTAAAGGCCAGTGGTGCCAGTCCCCAGCTTGGGTTTACCAACGAGGCGAAGACGGGTTCCGACCGCACCTTTTATGGCAAGGCAGGCCAGAATCTGGTTACTGCCTCGGAACATCGGCCGACGGGGGATGACGCTCCGCAGCTTCTTGCCCTCAAAGTTGTCGTAGCGGGAATGAACGCCCGCTCGTGGATCATGTTGTCCGAAGAAGGGCGCACCGGGCACGACCGCTACGACGCCTATCTGCTGGAACCGCTCAACGACACCTGGATCACCGCTGCGACATCCATGAAGCCCGGAGAAGCCGGTAAGGCCATCAACAGTCTGCCGAATAATCTGACGGGTACGCTGAATTTGCCGTTTTATGCCGGAGCCGCCGAAAACGGTCAGGCATATTCCGGGATATTCGAAATCAGTTGGGAGCGGTCGGCCAACTGGAACGAAGACTACACGCTAATCCTGATGGATCATGAGGAAAGACACGCGGTCAACATGATGGAGGAGCAGCGGTATGTCGTCAGGCACGCCACCACTGGCTCGCTTATGTCGGATCAGGTCGCCGGAAAGCGGAAAGACAGTGACGATCATAAGGAGACTGCGGAAGGTCCGGCGGATACGGCGGGACCTGACCGGAATACCTCGCCCGGCGTGGTGTTCGGACTGCCTTCCCGCATTGCCCGCACTCCTGGTCATGACGGTGCGGAACAGCCGGCGACAAAAGCCGGTCAGGGTGCCGCCGAAGATGAAAAGGCAGGTCATGACACGCGGACTGCAAAAGCGGTAGCAGGTCAGAGTCAGCCGCGTTTCAGCATTGTGATAAGCACCCGCGGCGAGATGGCGTATCTGCCGGACGAACCCGCGCTGCTTCAGAACTACCCGAATCCGTTCAATCCCTCCACATCCATCCCGTTTACACTGCCCCGCAGCGGACAGGTGCGGCTCGAGGTCTTTGACTTGTTGGGCCGGCGCCTGGCTACTCTGATCGACGGCGAGCTTTCCGCCGGCAGCCATACGGTAAGCTGGAGTGCGGAACACCACGCTTCAGGTGTCTATATCTATCGGCTGGTTACCGAAGACGGGATTTCCACACGTAAAATGACCCTGGTAAAATGA
- a CDS encoding T9SS type A sorting domain-containing protein, which translates to MHKISHIEVSRINAGSGKVIPGLLAMLLLVLISLPALGPAALAQTTTWNGSVSNEWSDPANWSNGVPDANTSANIQWFPPANPDPLITSNTSFSGLTINNFGREVRVNVAPGVEVEMDNLAVAATETPGQIAFDVGDGHVTVNNPTSISGAIFVDDGSITFLDDFSLVSSSLVTVQTGTVNIGHPGPPVINADLVIGNDATFNLNNGSLNIYGNSAFNNSGAFNAGSGNIVFDGNISLDGNADFNPETSTVTITSNSIITVGSNIDGNTINFYDLEIEEGANVVSEANVFVNNNMTVDDDADYQNVNNTTLNVVGTVTGDPEIITERPYIVSIDILGPTTIRVNFDNNNPLEQSSAETAANYEVFLNVDKTGKVADATSAVLSGANNNVVTLELAFEAPATGIESDVQYYLFVNNVANVNGEPVNDDHRKRFIDDSPPVFYSITTGAWNQTSSWSIQSHTGPAASRAPGQAGDQVVIGNSHTITINSSVSLDPLASLTVNSTGTLTVGSSGTLTTLNKAVTGDGAIELASGGTLQIGSPDGIAASGNTGNIRTASRSFSTAANYIYGGTSAQVTGTGLPQQVNNLSINNSGGVDATSDLFVAGTLNLSSGQFTILSGNSLIADTRTGSGTVRYLRNITGNKGWRLISSPVGTTFGDFLSGPGGGFTTQGFSGADLPDQQPNILHFAENTPGDTVTTNMAWRSISSLSGSVSPGSGYFAYAFDGADGPGSVPARGDQLPFTISVSGTENTADPFDFGVTYTARQIYTEDEGWNLVGNPYGASLDWDDEANWNKTDIHETIYVWDPNANGGDGAYLEWNGATGSLGGSEIAPFQAFWVKAEEPGASLTVSPDARTLGGPGFRGKMAGHAAGSGAVDSFDEIVLQLRHHNNDLEAETRLMFSEAGDVSGDRYDAYRLASLSNSYLSVFTIRDDRSQLSINSLPDRVERKMSIPLETYGVIHGMALQGQSELEWNSLHDFPEDISIILVDKRTGDQVDMRRHSSYTFDLASGSSPFFKMAADAGTDSRKSAAKDGPPVVSVNQLGGPMVLHQMAASSDTRFEIRIDRRIPSLDYGQAVPEEVILRSNYPNPFNPSTNIRFSLPEEGRVRLAVYDILGRKVALLADGIYTRGLHEVVWDAGSMSSGTYIYRLEAGGVVRTRKMSLVK; encoded by the coding sequence ATAGAAGTCAGTAGAATAAACGCCGGGTCAGGCAAAGTGATTCCGGGCCTGCTGGCGATGCTGCTTCTGGTTCTGATTTCTCTTCCGGCGCTGGGCCCGGCCGCCCTGGCACAGACGACGACATGGAACGGCTCGGTGAGCAATGAGTGGTCTGATCCCGCTAACTGGAGCAATGGGGTGCCGGATGCAAATACTTCAGCTAACATTCAATGGTTCCCTCCAGCCAACCCCGATCCGCTAATTACTTCCAATACCAGTTTCAGTGGATTGACAATCAATAACTTTGGTCGCGAAGTACGTGTTAATGTGGCTCCCGGTGTGGAAGTTGAGATGGATAATCTTGCGGTTGCTGCTACCGAAACCCCCGGGCAAATTGCCTTTGATGTTGGCGACGGACATGTGACTGTCAATAACCCCACGTCGATTTCAGGAGCAATTTTTGTCGATGACGGGTCAATAACATTTCTTGATGATTTCTCTCTGGTTTCCAGCAGTCTTGTTACAGTACAAACGGGTACGGTAAATATCGGTCATCCTGGGCCTCCGGTCATCAATGCTGACTTAGTGATTGGAAACGATGCTACTTTCAACCTGAATAATGGCTCGCTCAATATTTACGGTAATTCTGCTTTCAATAATAGTGGCGCTTTTAACGCGGGCAGCGGAAATATTGTTTTCGATGGAAATATCAGTTTGGATGGGAATGCCGACTTTAATCCGGAGACAAGTACGGTTACCATTACCAGTAACTCAATAATTACAGTTGGTAGCAATATCGATGGTAATACAATAAACTTTTACGATCTGGAGATTGAGGAAGGGGCTAATGTTGTATCTGAGGCTAATGTTTTTGTCAACAATAACATGACAGTTGATGATGACGCCGACTACCAAAACGTAAATAACACTACGCTCAATGTGGTCGGTACGGTAACGGGTGATCCCGAAATTATTACCGAGCGCCCGTATATCGTAAGCATAGATATTCTCGGCCCCACCACCATCCGGGTGAACTTCGACAATAATAACCCGCTGGAGCAATCGAGCGCGGAGACAGCAGCTAACTACGAAGTGTTTTTGAATGTAGACAAGACAGGCAAAGTGGCGGATGCCACTTCAGCCGTTTTATCCGGTGCCAACAATAATGTGGTTACGCTGGAGCTGGCCTTTGAAGCCCCGGCAACGGGCATCGAAAGCGATGTGCAATATTATCTGTTTGTGAATAATGTTGCCAATGTGAACGGGGAACCGGTCAACGACGACCACCGCAAGCGGTTCATCGACGACTCCCCGCCCGTTTTTTACAGCATCACCACCGGCGCCTGGAACCAGACCTCGAGCTGGTCCATCCAGTCGCATACCGGCCCGGCTGCTTCCCGCGCACCCGGCCAGGCGGGCGATCAGGTCGTCATCGGCAACAGCCACACCATCACCATAAACAGCAGCGTTTCGCTCGATCCGCTCGCTTCGCTGACCGTCAACAGCACCGGCACGCTCACCGTTGGCTCCTCCGGAACCCTTACCACACTCAACAAGGCCGTGACCGGCGACGGCGCCATTGAGCTTGCTTCCGGCGGAACCCTGCAGATCGGCTCCCCCGACGGCATCGCCGCCTCGGGCAATACCGGCAACATCCGCACCGCTTCCCGCTCGTTCAGCACCGCTGCCAACTATATCTACGGCGGCACATCGGCGCAGGTGACCGGCACCGGCCTGCCGCAACAGGTCAACAACCTGAGTATCAACAATAGTGGCGGGGTCGACGCAACCTCCGACCTGTTTGTCGCCGGCACCCTGAACCTCTCCAGCGGACAGTTTACCATCCTTTCGGGCAACAGCCTGATCGCCGATACCCGCACAGGCTCCGGCACGGTGCGTTATCTGCGTAATATCACCGGCAACAAAGGGTGGCGATTGATCTCCTCGCCGGTCGGAACCACATTCGGTGACTTTCTCAGCGGACCCGGAGGAGGCTTCACCACCCAGGGTTTTTCCGGCGCCGACCTGCCCGACCAGCAGCCCAATATCCTCCATTTCGCTGAAAATACCCCCGGCGATACCGTGACCACCAACATGGCCTGGCGCTCTATCAGCTCGCTTTCCGGCTCTGTCAGCCCCGGCAGCGGCTATTTCGCCTACGCATTCGACGGCGCCGATGGTCCCGGCAGCGTACCCGCCAGAGGGGACCAGCTCCCGTTCACCATATCAGTGAGCGGTACCGAGAATACCGCCGACCCGTTTGACTTTGGTGTCACTTACACCGCACGCCAAATCTACACCGAAGATGAGGGCTGGAATCTGGTCGGTAACCCGTACGGGGCGTCGCTGGACTGGGACGATGAGGCCAACTGGAATAAAACCGATATCCATGAAACCATCTATGTGTGGGATCCGAACGCGAACGGCGGCGACGGCGCCTATCTGGAGTGGAACGGCGCAACCGGTTCGCTGGGCGGAAGCGAAATCGCCCCCTTCCAGGCATTCTGGGTGAAGGCCGAAGAACCGGGCGCCTCCCTTACGGTTTCGCCGGACGCGCGCACGCTCGGCGGACCCGGTTTCCGGGGCAAGATGGCAGGCCATGCCGCCGGAAGCGGTGCCGTGGACTCCTTCGATGAAATCGTCTTGCAGCTCCGCCATCATAACAACGACCTGGAAGCGGAAACGCGCCTGATGTTCTCCGAAGCCGGTGATGTTTCCGGCGACCGCTACGACGCCTACCGGCTCGCCTCGCTCTCCAACTCCTACCTGTCGGTCTTCACCATTCGCGACGATCGCTCACAACTTTCGATTAACAGTCTGCCGGATCGGGTCGAGCGCAAAATGTCCATCCCCCTGGAAACCTACGGTGTGATCCACGGCATGGCGCTGCAAGGGCAGTCCGAGCTGGAGTGGAACAGCCTGCACGACTTTCCGGAGGATATTTCGATTATCCTGGTGGACAAACGGACCGGCGATCAGGTGGATATGCGCAGGCACAGTTCCTACACCTTTGACCTGGCATCCGGCAGCAGCCCGTTTTTCAAAATGGCGGCCGATGCCGGAACCGATAGCCGGAAGTCCGCTGCCAAAGACGGTCCCCCCGTTGTCAGTGTCAACCAGCTCGGCGGACCCATGGTGCTCCACCAAATGGCGGCATCGTCCGATACCCGGTTTGAAATCCGCATCGACCGCAGAATACCCTCGCTTGATTACGGTCAGGCGGTTCCCGAGGAAGTGATTTTGCGGTCCAACTACCCCAACCCGTTCAACCCGTCCACCAACATCCGGTTTTCACTGCCGGAAGAGGGCCGGGTGAGGCTGGCCGTGTACGATATCCTGGGCCGCAAAGTGGCCCTGCTGGCCGACGGCATCTACACAAGAGGCCTTCATGAGGTCGTCTGGGACGCCGGATCCATGAGCAGCGGCACCTATATCTACCGGCTCGAAGCCGGCGGAGTGGTGCGCACCAGAAAGATGTCACTGGTGAAGTAA